The following coding sequences lie in one Peromyscus maniculatus bairdii isolate BWxNUB_F1_BW_parent chromosome 3, HU_Pman_BW_mat_3.1, whole genome shotgun sequence genomic window:
- the LOC143272192 gene encoding LOW QUALITY PROTEIN: taste receptor type 2 member 107-like (The sequence of the model RefSeq protein was modified relative to this genomic sequence to represent the inferred CDS: substituted 1 base at 1 genomic stop codon), protein MLSVAEGVFLFVATSEAVLGVLGNTFIALVNCMDCARNKKLSKIGFILTGLAISRIGVIWIIILQGYVQLFVPHMVTSGNLTEIITFLWVIINHLSVWFATNLNILYFLKIANFSHSLFLWLKRRISSVFIFLLGCLLISWLLSFSQMMKIIKDSKMHQENTSWIHQRKNYFLINQSLSNLGILFFSMVALITCFLLIIFLWRHNRQMQSHVSGFRDLNTEVHVKVMKVLISFMILFITHAVGIAIEVVCFILPXNQLLFITGLTATCLYPCCHSIILILGNNQLKQASLKVLQHLKCCETERNLRDT, encoded by the coding sequence ATGCTGAGTGTAGCAGAAGGAGTCTTCCTTTTTGTTGCCACTAGTGAGGCAGTGCTGGGAGTTTTGGGGAATACTTTCATTGCACTTGTGAACTGCATGGACTGTGCCAGGAACAAGAAGCTCTCTAAAATTGGCTTCATTCTCACTGGCTTGGCGATTTCCAGAATTGGTGTCATATGGATAATAATTTTACAGGGGTATGTACAATTATTTGTTCCACACATGGTTACTTCGGGCAATCTAACTGAAATTATTACTTTTCTCTGGGTCATTATCAACCACTTAAGTGTCTGGTTTGCCACCAACCTCAACATCCTCTACTTTCTAAAGATAGCAAATTTTTCCCACTCTCTATTTCTCTGGCTGAAAAGGAGAATCAGTTCAGTTTTTATCTTTCTGTTGGGATGCTTGCTCATCTCATGGCTACTGTCTTTTTCACAAATGATGAAGATAATTAAGGATAGTAAAATGCACCAAGAAAACACATCTTGGATCCACCAAAGAAAAAATTACTTCCTTATTAACCAAAGTTTAAGCAATCTGGGAATCCTTTTCTTCTCTATGGTAGCCCTGATTACCTGTTTTCTATTAATCATTTTTCTCTGGAGACACAACAGGCAGATGCAATCACATGTCTCAGGATTCAGAGACCTCAACACAGAAGTTCACGTGAAAGTCATGAAAGTTCTAATATCTTTTATGATCCTCTTTATCACACATGCCGTAGGCATTGCCATAGAAGTAGTGTGCTTTATTCTGCCATGAAACCAACTGCTCTTTATAACTGGTTTGACTGCTACATGCCTCTATCCCTGCTGCCACTCAATCATCCTAATTCTAGGAAACAACCAGCTGAAGCAAGCCTCTTTGAAGGTCCTGCAGCACCTAAAATGCTGTGAGACGGAAAGAAATCTCAGAGACACATAA